The Streptomyces sp. NBC_01353 genome contains a region encoding:
- a CDS encoding helix-turn-helix domain-containing protein, translating to MTTAPVTSSSEHRLHRVEAAAESLNIKRTTAYEEIRLGRLRTVRIGRRRLVPTEYIDDYVELLKREAEAAA from the coding sequence ATGACCACGGCCCCTGTCACGTCTTCATCTGAGCACCGCCTGCACCGCGTTGAAGCTGCCGCCGAATCGCTCAACATCAAGCGGACCACGGCGTACGAGGAGATCCGTCTCGGACGCCTCCGCACCGTCCGTATCGGGCGACGGCGCCTCGTGCCGACTGAGTACATCGACGACTACGTCGAACTCCTCAAGCGCGAAGCCGAAGCTGCCGCCTGA